Proteins from a single region of Alphaproteobacteria bacterium:
- a CDS encoding Zn-dependent hydrolase, whose product MPLSINSERLWDRHMALATIGATDKGGVNRPALSDLDGAARRQLATWAREAGLDLQTDAIGNLFMIFPGTEPDLAPVLTGSHADSQPTGGKFDGAYGVLAGLETLCAFRDAGIRTRRSVATVAWTNEEGSRFTPGLMGSGVYVGRLTIPEFEDHTDGKGVTVTTALVDFLATTPDIPEAPFPTPSHYIEAHIEQGPVLEAAGKTIGVVTAIQGARWFRVSLGGEEAHAGTTPRRNRRDPMVSASRILARLLAEADDGEADITRFTVGQIEAFPGSPNTVPGRVVFTIDLRHPEVAALDRYEARIRAAAAELAVPCDVEVSQVFDAPPTRFEPELVDRIRDTVGTLGYSHMDLPSGALHDAANMAKICPSAMIFIPCEKGISHNEAEAATPADVAAGTHVLANALLDLAEPV is encoded by the coding sequence ATGCCTCTTTCCATCAATTCGGAACGACTTTGGGACCGCCACATGGCGCTGGCGACAATCGGCGCGACCGACAAGGGCGGCGTCAACCGGCCCGCCCTGTCCGATCTCGACGGCGCCGCCCGCCGGCAGCTCGCCACCTGGGCACGGGAGGCCGGCCTCGACCTGCAGACGGATGCGATCGGCAACCTCTTCATGATCTTTCCCGGAACGGAGCCGGATCTCGCGCCGGTGCTCACAGGATCGCACGCGGACAGCCAGCCTACGGGCGGCAAATTCGACGGAGCCTACGGCGTGCTCGCGGGGCTGGAAACCCTGTGCGCCTTTCGAGATGCGGGCATCCGCACGCGACGCTCCGTCGCGACGGTCGCCTGGACCAACGAGGAAGGCTCGCGGTTCACGCCGGGACTGATGGGCTCCGGTGTCTATGTGGGCCGACTGACCATACCGGAATTCGAGGACCATACCGACGGCAAGGGCGTCACTGTCACCACCGCCCTGGTCGATTTCCTCGCAACCACGCCAGACATCCCCGAGGCACCCTTTCCGACGCCAAGCCATTATATCGAGGCTCATATCGAACAGGGGCCCGTGTTGGAGGCCGCCGGCAAGACCATCGGTGTCGTCACCGCCATTCAGGGCGCACGCTGGTTTCGCGTTTCGCTCGGCGGCGAGGAGGCTCACGCCGGCACGACGCCGCGGCGCAACCGGCGCGATCCCATGGTGTCCGCCAGCCGGATACTGGCGCGCCTGCTGGCCGAGGCCGACGATGGCGAGGCCGATATAACCCGGTTCACGGTAGGCCAGATCGAAGCCTTCCCGGGTTCGCCCAATACGGTGCCGGGCCGGGTCGTCTTCACGATCGATTTGCGCCACCCCGAGGTGGCCGCGCTCGACCGCTACGAAGCCCGGATACGGGCGGCCGCGGCCGAATTGGCGGTCCCTTGTGATGTCGAGGTCAGCCAGGTATTCGATGCGCCGCCCACGCGCTTCGAGCCCGAATTGGTGGACCGCATTCGCGACACAGTCGGTACGCTCGGCTACAGCCATATGGACCTGCCCTCGGGCGCGCTTCACGATGCCGCGAACATGGCTAAGATCTGCCCGAGCGCGATGATCTTCATTCCGTGCGAGAAGGGCATCAGCCATAACGAGGCGGAGGCCGCGACACCGGCGGATGTGGCGGCCGGCACCCATGTGCTGGCCAATGCGCTGCTCGATCTGGCGGAGCCCGTTTAG
- a CDS encoding isochorismatase family protein, which translates to MTEGKNDGSSDRYREMGYDGQAVGFGDRPGIVVVDFQRGFTEKGFALGGSPMIDAAVEQTARLLGPARAMGIPIASCRMAYQDRRQMPRWKITLMYEGEFFIGHPATEIDPRIHDESDLVVEKTAPSIFFQTPVAAYFTRHNVDTVIVTGCNTSGCIRASVIDSFSHGWHTIIALECISDVEAGPHEANLLDMGRRYADLRSLDEVLAYLEQLRQPDRPE; encoded by the coding sequence ATGACAGAAGGAAAAAATGACGGGTCGTCGGATCGGTACCGGGAAATGGGGTATGACGGCCAGGCTGTCGGGTTCGGCGACCGGCCCGGCATCGTCGTGGTCGATTTTCAGCGCGGCTTTACCGAAAAGGGATTCGCGCTGGGGGGTAGCCCGATGATCGACGCGGCGGTTGAACAGACAGCGCGGCTTCTCGGGCCGGCGCGGGCGATGGGGATCCCCATTGCGAGCTGCCGCATGGCTTATCAGGACCGCCGGCAGATGCCGCGCTGGAAGATCACGTTGATGTATGAGGGCGAGTTCTTTATCGGTCATCCCGCGACCGAGATCGACCCGCGGATCCATGACGAATCGGACCTTGTTGTGGAAAAGACGGCGCCTTCCATATTTTTCCAAACCCCGGTCGCCGCCTATTTCACCCGGCATAACGTCGATACGGTGATTGTGACCGGCTGCAACACCAGCGGTTGTATCCGGGCAAGCGTTATCGACAGTTTTTCCCATGGCTGGCACACGATCATCGCGCTGGAATGCATCAGTGACGTCGAGGCGGGGCCGCATGAGGCAAACCTCCTGGACATGGGCCGTCGCTACGCGGATCTTCGATCGCTCGACGAGGTTCTGGCCTATCTTGAGCAACTCCGCCAACCGGACCGCCCGGAATGA
- a CDS encoding glutathione S-transferase family protein, whose amino-acid sequence MLKLYGVVQSRAPRCQWMLNELGADYEHIPTNQATGDTQASEFLAVNPNGKIPVLDDDGFRIFESMAINLYLAMKYKGELWPDSLQAQAQVVQWSFWAMTEMEPLLITLLMERLFKPEDQRNEAAAIEARKSMDRPLKVLDDHLAAQPFLVGGSFTVADLNLASVMALLTYLNEDYRDYPKVQAWFETCVGRPAFQKIYAEAAE is encoded by the coding sequence ATGCTGAAGCTTTACGGTGTCGTCCAGTCGCGCGCCCCCCGCTGCCAATGGATGCTGAACGAGCTAGGGGCCGATTACGAGCATATCCCGACCAACCAGGCGACGGGGGATACACAGGCGTCTGAATTTCTGGCGGTTAATCCGAACGGAAAGATTCCGGTGCTCGATGATGACGGCTTCCGGATCTTCGAATCGATGGCGATCAACCTCTATCTCGCCATGAAATACAAGGGCGAACTCTGGCCCGACTCGCTCCAGGCGCAGGCGCAGGTCGTACAGTGGAGCTTCTGGGCCATGACGGAGATGGAGCCGCTGCTCATTACCCTCCTGATGGAGAGGCTGTTCAAGCCCGAAGACCAGCGCAACGAGGCCGCCGCAATCGAGGCCCGGAAGTCCATGGACCGGCCCCTCAAGGTGCTGGACGACCACCTGGCGGCGCAGCCGTTCCTCGTCGGCGGCAGTTTCACGGTGGCTGACCTCAACCTCGCCTCCGTGATGGCTTTGCTGACGTATTTGAACGAGGATTACAGGGACTACCCCAAGGTCCAGGCCTGGTTCGAGACATGCGTGGGGCGGCCGGCCTTCCAGAAAATTTACGCAGAAGCGGCCGAATAG
- a CDS encoding DUF1329 domain-containing protein encodes MNPETFELENYTSGEPFPEIDPEDPLAAAKVIWNYTVAEPHGDQFYCPFTFNLVDGDSGIERIQQWVFTRYYMYGRVTGGPEVIGDGSIYHKGLLFATYPQDVKGLGTFAIRYWDPKFDDIWAYVRTVRRVRRLSGGAWMDPIGGTDHLNDDLETFNAHPAWYKSYKLLGKQKVFVVSRSQFPVWESNPSRRWSWFPDESTVEQQFPRMDLENAPYWNPKDVYEAREVYVVESIPPEYHSYSKRINWFDATSWRPYYSAGYDRKGEFWKWIHFASGWWEELSGYVNPNTGQSVKYNFTQWGVNIDFQRRHATFFNIAACSMNDPNLSEDDFTLAELEAAGR; translated from the coding sequence CTGAACCCCGAGACTTTCGAGCTCGAGAACTACACGTCGGGCGAGCCGTTCCCCGAGATCGATCCGGAGGATCCTCTTGCGGCGGCGAAGGTGATCTGGAACTACACCGTGGCGGAACCGCACGGGGATCAGTTCTACTGTCCCTTCACTTTCAATCTGGTTGATGGTGACTCCGGGATCGAGCGTATCCAGCAATGGGTCTTCACCCGTTACTACATGTACGGGCGTGTTACCGGAGGACCGGAGGTCATCGGCGATGGCTCGATCTATCACAAGGGGCTTCTCTTCGCGACCTATCCCCAGGATGTGAAGGGGCTCGGCACCTTCGCGATCCGTTACTGGGACCCCAAGTTCGACGATATCTGGGCCTATGTCCGGACTGTCCGGCGGGTGCGTCGGCTGTCGGGTGGCGCCTGGATGGACCCGATCGGCGGCACGGACCATTTGAACGACGATCTCGAGACGTTCAATGCCCATCCGGCCTGGTACAAATCGTACAAGCTGCTGGGCAAGCAGAAGGTCTTTGTGGTCTCGCGCAGCCAGTTCCCGGTCTGGGAGTCCAATCCGTCCCGCCGCTGGTCCTGGTTCCCGGATGAAAGCACGGTGGAGCAGCAGTTCCCGCGCATGGACCTCGAAAACGCGCCGTACTGGAATCCGAAGGATGTCTACGAGGCCCGCGAGGTTTACGTGGTGGAATCCATCCCGCCCGAATATCACTCGTATTCAAAGCGGATCAACTGGTTCGATGCCACGTCGTGGCGGCCCTATTATTCGGCCGGTTACGATCGCAAGGGCGAGTTCTGGAAATGGATCCATTTTGCCAGCGGCTGGTGGGAAGAGCTTTCGGGTTACGTCAATCCGAACACAGGCCAGTCGGTGAAGTACAACTTCACCCAATGGGGTGTGAATATCGATTTTCAGCGGCGTCACGCGACGTTCTTCAATATCGCGGCGTGCAGCATGAACGATCCGAATCTGTCGGAGGACGATTTCACCCTGGCCGAGCTTGAGGCCGCCGGCCGCTAG
- a CDS encoding YtoQ family protein — protein MTAQRWTVYLSGEIHTDWRQRIETGVRDAQLPVELLSPVTDHGVSDDCGVRILGPEKDDFWKDHKGARVNTIRTRTLIERADIVVVRFGDKYKQWNAAFDAGFAAALGKCLITLHEPSLTHALKEVDGAALAVASTPEQVVSLLRYVSLGELSD, from the coding sequence ATGACCGCCCAGCGCTGGACCGTTTATCTGTCAGGCGAAATCCATACCGATTGGCGCCAACGCATCGAAACGGGCGTGCGGGACGCACAGCTCCCGGTGGAATTGCTCTCGCCCGTCACGGACCATGGCGTCAGCGACGATTGCGGCGTCCGCATTCTGGGGCCCGAAAAGGATGATTTCTGGAAGGACCACAAGGGAGCCCGCGTCAACACCATCCGGACCCGCACGCTGATCGAACGTGCCGATATTGTCGTCGTGCGGTTTGGCGACAAATACAAGCAGTGGAATGCTGCCTTCGACGCCGGCTTTGCGGCCGCGCTGGGCAAATGCCTTATCACCCTGCATGAACCGTCCCTGACCCATGCGCTCAAGGAGGTGGATGGCGCCGCGCTGGCCGTGGCCTCGACGCCAGAGCAGGTCGTCTCGCTGCTGCGTTATGTGAGCCTGGGAGAACTGTCCGACTAA
- a CDS encoding metal-dependent hydrolase — MDPLSQGAVGAALPMATRRRAQAAVAGTLGFVAGMTADLDVLIRSQTDTLLFLEYHRQFTHSLIFVPLGGLIVAAFLHRPFRRWHGLTFPGTWLFCGLGYATHGLLDTATSYGTVLLWPFSDERFSFAIISIVDPLFTLPVLALAAIGMIRRSGIWGRAALAWAVTYLMLGTIQHHAALAMGHALAAERGHAPLRLEVKPSFANILVWKVVYETSDRFHVDAVRAGIAPTVMPGTSIPRLDPARDFPWLPAAAQQARDVARFTYYSDGYVARDPARPDRVIDVRYSLIPNEIAPLWSIGIAPDAGPDAHVTFDTHRESARARLPELWRMIVQPAAGNGADD; from the coding sequence ATGGACCCGCTGAGCCAGGGCGCCGTTGGCGCCGCCCTTCCGATGGCCACGCGCCGGCGTGCCCAAGCCGCCGTGGCCGGCACGCTCGGCTTCGTCGCCGGGATGACGGCGGATCTGGACGTCCTGATCCGCTCACAGACGGACACGTTGCTGTTTCTGGAATACCACCGGCAGTTTACTCATTCCCTGATCTTCGTTCCATTGGGCGGCCTGATCGTCGCCGCTTTCCTGCACCGGCCGTTCCGGCGCTGGCACGGCCTGACGTTCCCGGGGACATGGCTGTTCTGCGGCCTCGGTTACGCTACTCACGGCCTGCTCGATACCGCGACTTCCTATGGAACCGTGCTGCTGTGGCCGTTCAGCGACGAACGGTTTTCCTTCGCCATCATCTCCATCGTCGACCCTCTGTTCACCCTGCCGGTCCTGGCCCTCGCCGCCATCGGCATGATCCGGCGCAGCGGCATCTGGGGCCGCGCGGCCCTGGCATGGGCCGTGACCTACCTGATGCTGGGGACGATCCAGCACCATGCCGCACTGGCCATGGGCCATGCCCTGGCGGCGGAACGGGGCCATGCGCCGCTGCGGCTCGAGGTCAAACCCAGCTTTGCCAACATCCTGGTGTGGAAAGTGGTCTATGAAACTTCTGACCGCTTCCATGTCGACGCGGTGCGCGCCGGCATCGCGCCTACGGTCATGCCGGGCACGTCCATTCCCCGACTCGATCCGGCGCGGGATTTTCCCTGGCTGCCGGCGGCCGCGCAGCAGGCGCGGGACGTCGCGCGGTTCACCTATTACAGCGACGGCTACGTGGCGCGCGATCCGGCGCGACCCGACCGTGTCATCGATGTGCGCTATTCTCTCATACCGAACGAAATCGCGCCGCTGTGGTCGATCGGCATCGCGCCCGACGCCGGGCCCGATGCGCATGTCACGTTCGACACCCATCGAGAATCGGCACGCGCGCGTCTGCCCGAATTGTGGCGGATGATCGTACAGCCGGCGGCAGGAAACGGGGCGGACGACTGA
- a CDS encoding serine protease, with product MRQRRSRSSRPRFRFRSILGILLAIGTAAAGAWWLTAYRGDPHAPVPGRDASLPLDSVNGPGHLKPVVGSAQENASTAKLRSGLGFPVHATADSTYLLTAAHVVQGCGLVAIQSIMGGDRTKATVQELDVANDLALLAVPVRFESVSEFSERDPALPEGTIYYGRPDGQKSAKTGRVVALHGPGEDARLQTFIGVGVDLGDSGSAVLDSTGRVVGLLVGEATRKNDGIVSRLGFALKTEMLQLFLEAQNIPYSKSLSRAEARLDDPDALLKQQTVKVVCAELPAEKVFSERPELLESTRDYCARIMSNDTARLRKCIKSNSDAYDRLQKHMKDSRIGTLEHAALRQCYTQMRSVLEADDYVEWLKCFDRQIDNSLPVNLKR from the coding sequence ATGAGACAGCGCCGATCTCGCTCTTCCAGGCCTCGTTTTCGTTTTCGCTCAATCCTGGGGATTTTGCTCGCTATCGGTACCGCCGCGGCTGGCGCCTGGTGGCTCACGGCCTACCGCGGTGACCCGCATGCGCCAGTGCCGGGCAGAGACGCCTCCCTGCCGCTGGATTCTGTCAACGGTCCGGGGCATCTCAAGCCTGTGGTTGGCAGTGCTCAGGAAAATGCGAGCACAGCGAAGCTTCGCAGCGGCTTGGGATTTCCCGTGCACGCCACAGCCGACAGCACCTACCTCCTGACTGCGGCGCACGTCGTCCAAGGGTGCGGACTGGTAGCCATACAGTCGATTATGGGGGGTGACCGGACCAAAGCGACTGTTCAGGAACTCGATGTGGCCAACGATCTTGCCCTTCTGGCGGTTCCGGTAAGGTTTGAGTCGGTGAGCGAATTCAGCGAACGTGACCCGGCTTTGCCGGAGGGCACCATCTACTACGGCCGGCCGGACGGGCAGAAAAGTGCAAAAACCGGGCGTGTTGTCGCACTCCACGGGCCGGGCGAGGACGCTCGCCTCCAGACTTTCATTGGTGTTGGCGTCGACCTGGGTGATAGCGGGAGCGCTGTGCTGGATTCCACCGGGCGGGTCGTCGGACTTCTGGTGGGGGAAGCCACGCGGAAAAACGATGGCATTGTTTCGCGCCTGGGATTCGCCCTTAAGACCGAGATGCTCCAGCTCTTTCTGGAGGCTCAAAATATTCCTTACTCGAAGTCCCTATCCAGAGCGGAGGCCCGGCTGGATGACCCGGACGCTCTCTTGAAACAACAAACCGTTAAGGTGGTTTGTGCCGAATTGCCGGCCGAAAAAGTCTTTTCTGAGAGGCCGGAGTTGCTTGAGAGCACGCGCGATTACTGCGCTCGTATCATGTCCAACGATACTGCGCGGCTGCGGAAATGCATTAAATCCAACAGCGATGCCTATGACCGTCTGCAGAAACACATGAAGGATTCGAGAATCGGGACCCTGGAGCATGCTGCGCTTCGGCAATGCTATACACAGATGCGTTCCGTCCTTGAGGCAGATGACTATGTGGAGTGGCTGAAGTGCTTCGATAGGCAGATCGACAATTCGCTTCCAGTCAACTTGAAGCGCTAG
- a CDS encoding ABC transporter ATP-binding protein, which produces MTARKSAFKTNDLTKTYVTGEVVVHALRGVSLEILEGEILALLGPSGSGKSTLLNILGGLDHATSGTVRFREHVLSAMTDCQLTRFRRDHVGFVFQFYNLIPSLTALENVALVTEIASHPLDPLEALDLVRLKDRAGHFPSQLSGGEQQRVAIARAIAKQPEVLLCDEPTGALDSHTGIVVLEALLRVNTELDTTVALITHNAGISGIADRVVRFSDGRIASIEENSERKNPAELVW; this is translated from the coding sequence GTGACGGCACGCAAATCGGCTTTCAAAACGAATGACCTGACCAAGACCTACGTCACCGGGGAAGTCGTCGTCCATGCCCTGCGCGGCGTGTCACTGGAAATTCTGGAAGGCGAAATACTTGCCCTGCTCGGCCCCTCGGGGAGCGGAAAATCAACGCTTCTGAACATTCTGGGCGGGCTTGATCACGCCACTTCGGGGACAGTGCGCTTTCGCGAGCACGTGCTGAGCGCCATGACGGACTGCCAGCTCACCCGATTTCGTCGCGACCATGTCGGCTTTGTCTTTCAATTCTACAACCTGATCCCCAGTCTCACCGCACTCGAGAACGTGGCTCTGGTCACCGAAATTGCTTCACACCCGCTCGACCCGCTCGAGGCGCTCGACCTCGTCCGGCTCAAGGATCGTGCCGGACATTTTCCCTCGCAGCTTTCGGGTGGCGAGCAGCAGCGCGTGGCCATTGCCCGGGCTATCGCCAAGCAGCCCGAGGTGCTTCTGTGCGACGAGCCCACCGGCGCGCTGGACAGCCATACCGGGATTGTGGTGCTGGAGGCGCTGTTGCGGGTCAATACCGAGCTTGACACCACGGTCGCCCTGATCACCCACAACGCCGGCATATCCGGGATCGCGGACAGAGTCGTCCGCTTTTCCGACGGCCGGATTGCCAGCATTGAGGAGAACTCCGAGCGGAAGAATCCGGCGGAGCTTGTCTGGTAA
- a CDS encoding ABC transporter permease — MAVIRALDRKLFRDIARMWAQAMAIAVVIGCGVATFVMAFGALVSLDETREAYYERYRFGHIFGQLERAPERVMDRIRDLSGVIRADSRIVVDVILDVPGMDAPAQGRLISLPEGHIAAALNDIALHQGRLPAADRPDEVVVSESFATANGFVPGDRFHAIMNGRKRALTIVGTALSPEYVYAIAPGQLVPDAQRFAITWMNRTALEAAYDLDGAFNDVSLRIQHLASEDEIIRRLDLILEPYGGTAAYGRDKQVSHAFLRGELDQLQLMGRILPPIFLGVAAFLLYITITRLVEQERRQVGLLKAFGYRNSEIGAHYLKLVSALIALGVLVGLALGVWLGRGLTEIYANFFRFPFLYFHIDPKILVLSALIAFGAGLAGTWRVVYRVAGLAPAVAMSPPAPPVYGATFLERLGLLQRISEATRMILRHLTRWPVRALMTMAGLAAAVAIMIASLFSLDAIDLMIETFFFDSQRQDATITFHEPEEAGVIFDAGHLPGVLAVEGFRTVPVKLRNGRRVERTSITGQASNARISRLVDDERHPVAMPEAGLVLTSHLAEELGVSRADNIEVEVLEGRRGTHVVPVAAVVQEYIGLSAFMDLSALNVMMDEGARLSGVYLSLDRAQMPALFRALKETPETSAFSMKWMSIAQFRNTIAESMSISIWIYTFLASSIAVGVVYNSARISLSERRRELATLKVLGFSTGETAYILLGELWLLTLLSLPVGSGLGYLLSWYLAESFSSDLFRVPLVVDNATYGVSILLVTGASFVSGLLVTRRLFHLNLVEALKTRE; from the coding sequence ATGGCTGTCATTCGCGCGCTCGACCGCAAGCTGTTTCGTGACATCGCGCGCATGTGGGCACAGGCAATGGCCATCGCCGTCGTGATCGGCTGCGGAGTCGCGACATTCGTCATGGCTTTCGGGGCTCTGGTCTCGCTCGACGAGACGCGCGAGGCTTATTATGAGCGCTACCGCTTCGGCCATATCTTTGGCCAGCTCGAGCGGGCGCCTGAGCGGGTGATGGACCGGATCCGTGACCTCTCGGGCGTGATTCGGGCGGACAGTCGAATCGTCGTTGACGTGATCCTTGACGTGCCAGGCATGGACGCTCCGGCACAGGGGCGCTTGATCTCTCTGCCCGAAGGCCACATAGCGGCGGCGCTCAACGACATTGCCCTGCACCAGGGCCGGCTCCCGGCGGCGGATCGGCCTGACGAGGTGGTGGTCAGCGAATCTTTCGCCACGGCAAACGGCTTCGTGCCCGGAGACAGGTTCCACGCCATCATGAATGGCCGCAAGCGTGCGCTGACGATCGTGGGGACGGCGCTGTCGCCGGAATACGTGTATGCCATCGCCCCCGGCCAGCTCGTGCCAGATGCGCAGCGGTTTGCCATCACCTGGATGAACCGGACGGCGCTGGAGGCGGCGTACGATCTCGATGGCGCCTTCAATGATGTCAGCCTCCGGATCCAGCATCTCGCCTCGGAAGATGAAATCATCCGCCGGCTTGATCTCATCCTGGAACCCTATGGTGGGACGGCAGCATATGGACGGGACAAGCAGGTCTCTCACGCCTTTCTAAGAGGAGAGCTTGACCAGTTACAGCTGATGGGAAGGATTCTGCCGCCGATTTTTCTCGGCGTGGCAGCCTTTCTCCTCTATATCACCATCACCCGGCTGGTGGAGCAGGAGCGGCGGCAGGTCGGGCTGCTCAAGGCGTTCGGATACCGGAATAGCGAGATCGGCGCGCATTATCTCAAGCTGGTTTCTGCGCTGATCGCTCTGGGAGTTCTGGTGGGGCTGGCGCTCGGCGTCTGGCTCGGCCGCGGGCTTACGGAAATCTATGCCAATTTTTTTCGCTTCCCGTTTCTCTATTTCCATATCGATCCGAAGATCCTGGTGCTTTCAGCCCTTATCGCCTTCGGCGCCGGCCTGGCGGGGACATGGCGCGTCGTCTACCGGGTGGCGGGCCTGGCACCTGCCGTTGCGATGTCGCCGCCCGCGCCGCCCGTCTATGGTGCCACGTTCCTCGAGCGCCTCGGCCTTTTGCAGCGGATCAGCGAAGCGACCCGCATGATCCTGCGCCACCTGACGCGCTGGCCCGTTCGGGCGCTGATGACCATGGCCGGCCTTGCCGCGGCGGTCGCGATCATGATTGCTTCGCTCTTTTCCCTGGATGCGATCGATCTGATGATCGAGACGTTCTTTTTCGATTCTCAGCGCCAGGATGCCACCATCACGTTTCACGAACCCGAAGAGGCAGGGGTTATTTTCGATGCCGGGCATTTGCCGGGCGTCCTGGCCGTGGAAGGATTTCGCACGGTGCCGGTCAAGCTACGCAACGGCCGGCGGGTGGAACGCACGTCGATCACGGGTCAGGCGTCAAACGCGCGGATCAGTCGACTGGTGGATGACGAACGCCATCCCGTGGCGATGCCCGAGGCCGGACTCGTTCTGACAAGTCATCTTGCCGAGGAACTTGGCGTATCTCGTGCAGACAACATTGAGGTCGAGGTTCTGGAGGGGCGGCGAGGCACCCACGTGGTCCCAGTCGCGGCGGTGGTCCAGGAATATATCGGCCTGTCCGCCTTTATGGACCTCAGCGCGCTGAACGTCATGATGGATGAAGGTGCGCGTCTGTCGGGCGTGTATCTGAGCCTGGACCGGGCTCAGATGCCGGCGCTCTTTCGTGCGCTTAAGGAGACGCCCGAGACCTCGGCTTTTTCGATGAAATGGATGTCCATCGCGCAATTCAGAAATACCATCGCCGAATCTATGTCCATCTCGATCTGGATCTACACATTCCTCGCATCCAGCATCGCGGTCGGCGTTGTCTATAACAGCGCACGAATTTCCCTCTCGGAGCGCCGGCGCGAGCTGGCCACCTTGAAGGTGCTGGGCTTCTCCACGGGTGAGACGGCCTACATTCTTCTGGGCGAGCTATGGCTGCTGACGCTACTGTCGCTGCCGGTCGGAAGCGGCCTGGGCTATCTGCTATCCTGGTATCTGGCGGAGTCATTTTCGTCGGACCTTTTTCGCGTGCCGCTGGTTGTCGATAATGCAACCTACGGCGTGTCGATTCTTCTGGTCACCGGCGCATCCTTCGTTTCAGGGTTGCTTGTGACGCGACGCCTCTTTCATCTCAATCTTGTGGAAGCCCTGAAGACACGGGAATAG